One genomic window of Caballeronia sp. SBC1 includes the following:
- a CDS encoding enolase C-terminal domain-like protein: MATLITDVKVILTAPEGINLIVVRLETNQAGLYGLGCATFAYRHVAVKCLIEEYLRPLLIGRDAEAIEELWQLMHQNAYWRNGPIENNAISGIDMALWDIKGKMANMPLFQLFGGKCREGVPIYRHADGRDLNELCENIQKYREQGITHIRCQSGGYGGGGYGRAPSSAPQGAEDGVYLDSRKYMRETLKLFDGIRSKVGFDVELCHDVHGRLKPVEAIRFACELEQYDLFFLEDAIALEEGEWIRQLRSKTTTPLAQGELFNNPSEWRFLITERLIDYIRVHLSQIGGITAGRKLQIFAEQFGVRTAWHGPGDMSPLAHAANIHIDLAARNFGVQEWSGTEPPNFVIQELKGPRAALLDVFPGLPEFRDGHVYANDKPGLGVDIDEAEAAKYPCENTVTTWTQTRLKDGTLQTP; the protein is encoded by the coding sequence GACCAATCAGGCTGGACTGTACGGGCTCGGCTGCGCGACCTTTGCGTACCGGCATGTCGCGGTCAAGTGTCTGATCGAGGAATATCTCAGGCCGCTCCTGATAGGCAGGGACGCGGAGGCGATCGAAGAGCTTTGGCAGTTGATGCATCAGAACGCTTACTGGCGCAACGGTCCGATCGAGAACAACGCGATCTCCGGCATCGATATGGCCTTGTGGGACATCAAGGGCAAGATGGCGAATATGCCGCTCTTCCAGCTCTTTGGCGGAAAGTGCCGCGAAGGCGTACCGATCTATCGGCATGCCGATGGCCGCGACCTGAATGAGTTGTGCGAGAACATCCAGAAGTACCGGGAGCAGGGCATCACACACATTCGCTGTCAGAGCGGGGGCTACGGGGGAGGCGGCTATGGCCGCGCACCGTCGAGCGCGCCTCAGGGCGCTGAGGACGGCGTCTATCTCGACAGCAGAAAGTACATGCGGGAAACGCTCAAGCTGTTCGACGGCATTCGCAGCAAGGTTGGCTTTGATGTCGAGTTGTGCCACGACGTGCATGGACGGCTTAAACCAGTCGAAGCCATCAGGTTCGCGTGCGAACTGGAACAGTACGACCTGTTCTTTCTCGAAGATGCGATCGCTTTGGAAGAGGGCGAATGGATTCGTCAGTTGCGCTCAAAAACCACGACGCCTCTGGCCCAGGGCGAGCTCTTCAACAATCCTTCCGAGTGGCGATTCCTGATCACCGAGCGATTGATCGATTACATCCGGGTTCACCTGAGTCAGATCGGCGGCATCACGGCAGGACGCAAGCTACAGATCTTTGCTGAACAGTTCGGCGTGAGGACGGCGTGGCACGGTCCCGGCGACATGTCGCCGCTCGCGCATGCGGCGAACATCCATATTGACCTCGCGGCGCGTAACTTCGGCGTGCAGGAATGGTCAGGCACCGAGCCGCCGAACTTCGTGATCCAGGAACTCAAGGGGCCGAGGGCGGCTTTGCTAGATGTTTTTCCCGGTCTTCCCGAGTTCAGGGATGGACACGTTTATGCCAACGACAAGCCGGGCCTTGGGGTGGACATCGACGAGGCCGAGGCCGCGAAATATCCGTGCGAAAACACCGTGACTACCTGGACGCAGACGCGGTTGAAGGACGGGACACTGCAAACCCCATAG